One Ciconia boyciana chromosome 9, ASM3463844v1, whole genome shotgun sequence genomic window carries:
- the FBXO31 gene encoding F-box only protein 31 isoform X2 — protein MAVCARLCGVGPARGCRRRGAAREQRRGGAGDSEPDTDPEEAGGGGATEDEEAAERIEGGRSAPHPAEAGPAGRAPLSLLELPPELLVQIFGSLPGTDLPSLARVCTTFRRILRTDTIWRRRCREEYGVCENLRKLEITGVSCRDVYAKLLHRYRHILGLWQPDIGPYGGLLNVVVDGLFIIGWMYLPPHDPHVDDPMRFKPLFRIHLMERKCATVECMYGHKGPHNGHIQIVKKDEFSTKCNQTDHHRMSGGRQEEFRTWLREEWGRTLEDIFHEHMQELILMKFIYTSQYDNCLTYRRIYLPPSSPDDLIKPGLFKGTYGSHGLEIVMLSFHGKKAKGTKITGDPNIPAGQQTVEIDLAHPLQLPDIENLRDFSELSRIVLEVQEQVRREEQEQEHRQEEEDRSQQAASQPAAKPLGGEGAEGEETAAGAEGTTQDKAPASQPFVLPMGVISRNEDYPRTCRICFYGTGLIAGHGFTSPERTPGVFVLFDEDRFGFIWLELKSFSLYSRIKVSFQNAEAPSREAFDEMLKNIQSLAT, from the exons ATGGCGGTGTGCGCCCGGCTGTGCGGGGTGGGCCCGGCCCGCGGGTgccgccggcggggggcggcgcgggaGCAGCGGCGCGGTGGTGCCGGCGACAGCGAGCCCGACACCGACCCCGaggaggcgggcggcggcggcgccacGGAGGACGAGGAAGCGGCGGAGCGCATCGAGGGCGGGCGGTCCGCGCCGCACCCCGCCGAggccggcccggccgggcgggcCCCGCTGTCCCTCCTGGAGCTGCCCCCCGAGCTCCTGGTGCAGATCTTCGGCTCCCTGCCCGGTACCGACCTGCCCAGCCTGGCCCGCGTCTGCACCACCTTCCGCCGCATCCTCCGCACCGACACGATctggcggcggcgctgccgcGAAG AATATGGCGTCTGTGAAAACTTGCGGAAATTGGAGATCACAGGAGTGTCCTGTCGAGATGTTTATGCCAAGC TGCTGCACCGATACCGACACATCCTGGGATTATGGCAGCCGGACATCGGGCCCTATGGGGGACTGCTGAACGTGGTG GTAGACGGTTTGTTCATCATCGGGTGGATGTACTTGCCACCTCATGACCCTCATGTTGATGATCCCATGAGATTCAAACCTCTCTTCAGGATTCATCTCATGGAGAGGAAATGTGCAACGGTTGAGTGTATGTATGGTCATAAGGGACCTCATAACGGCCATATCCAG ATTGTAAAGAAGGATGAGTTCTCCACGAAATGCAACCAGACAGATCATCATCGGATGTCAGGTGGAAGGCAAGAG GAATTCCGGACGTGGCTAAGGGAAGAATGGGGTCGGACTCTGGAAGACATCTTCCATGAACACATGCAAGAGCTCATCTTGATGAAGTTCATCTACACCAGCCAATATGA CAACTGCTTGACATACCGACGCATCTACCTCCCTCCTAGCAGCCCTGATGACCTTATAAAGCCAGGTCTCTTCAAGGGAACATATGGGAGCCATGGGCTCGAGATTGTCATGTTGAGCTTTCATGGAAAGAAAGCGAAGGGGACTAAAATCACC GGAGATCCCAACatcccagctgggcagcagaCTGTGGAGATTGACCTGGCGCATCCTCTTCAGCTACCCGACATCGAGAACCTTCGTGATTTCAGTGAGCTCTCTCGCATCGTCCTGGAGGTCCAGGAGCAGGTGCGTCGGGAGGAACAAGAGCAGGAACAccggcaggaggaagaggaccGCTCCCAGCAGGCTGCCTCCCAGCCTGCTGCAAAGCCCCTGGGAGGAGAAGGTGCCGAGGGGGAAGAGACTGCAGCTGGGGCGGAGGGGACGACCCAGGACAAGGCACCAGCTTCCCAGCCCTTTGTGCTGCCCATGGGAGTCATATCGAGGAATGAAGACTATCCCCGGACCTGCCGAATTTG TTTTTATGGGACGGGGCTTATTGCTGGCCATGGCTTCACCAGCCCCGAGCGAACACCAGgtgtttttgttctctttgatGAGGATCGCTTTGGATTCATCTGGCTGGAGCTGAAGTCCTTCAGTCTCTACAGCCGGATCAAGGTCTCATTCCAGAATGCCGAAGCGCCTTCCCGTGAGGCTTTTGATGAAATGCTGAAGAACATTCAGTCGCTGGCTACTTGA
- the FBXO31 gene encoding F-box only protein 31 isoform X3, whose translation MAVCARLCGVGPARGCRRRGAAREQRRGGAGDSEPDTDPEEAGGGGATEDEEAAERIEGGRSAPHPAEAGPAGRAPLSLLELPPELLVQIFGSLPGTDLPSLARVCTTFRRILRTDTIWRRRCREVLHRYRHILGLWQPDIGPYGGLLNVVVDGLFIIGWMYLPPHDPHVDDPMRFKPLFRIHLMERKCATVECMYGHKGPHNGHIQIVKKDEFSTKCNQTDHHRMSGGRQEEFRTWLREEWGRTLEDIFHEHMQELILMKFIYTSQYDNCLTYRRIYLPPSSPDDLIKPGLFKGTYGSHGLEIVMLSFHGKKAKGTKITGDPNIPAGQQTVEIDLAHPLQLPDIENLRDFSELSRIVLEVQEQVRREEQEQEHRQEEEDRSQQAASQPAAKPLGGEGAEGEETAAGAEGTTQDKAPASQPFVLPMGVISRNEDYPRTCRICFYGTGLIAGHGFTSPERTPGVFVLFDEDRFGFIWLELKSFSLYSRIKVSFQNAEAPSREAFDEMLKNIQSLAT comes from the exons ATGGCGGTGTGCGCCCGGCTGTGCGGGGTGGGCCCGGCCCGCGGGTgccgccggcggggggcggcgcgggaGCAGCGGCGCGGTGGTGCCGGCGACAGCGAGCCCGACACCGACCCCGaggaggcgggcggcggcggcgccacGGAGGACGAGGAAGCGGCGGAGCGCATCGAGGGCGGGCGGTCCGCGCCGCACCCCGCCGAggccggcccggccgggcgggcCCCGCTGTCCCTCCTGGAGCTGCCCCCCGAGCTCCTGGTGCAGATCTTCGGCTCCCTGCCCGGTACCGACCTGCCCAGCCTGGCCCGCGTCTGCACCACCTTCCGCCGCATCCTCCGCACCGACACGATctggcggcggcgctgccgcGAAG TGCTGCACCGATACCGACACATCCTGGGATTATGGCAGCCGGACATCGGGCCCTATGGGGGACTGCTGAACGTGGTG GTAGACGGTTTGTTCATCATCGGGTGGATGTACTTGCCACCTCATGACCCTCATGTTGATGATCCCATGAGATTCAAACCTCTCTTCAGGATTCATCTCATGGAGAGGAAATGTGCAACGGTTGAGTGTATGTATGGTCATAAGGGACCTCATAACGGCCATATCCAG ATTGTAAAGAAGGATGAGTTCTCCACGAAATGCAACCAGACAGATCATCATCGGATGTCAGGTGGAAGGCAAGAG GAATTCCGGACGTGGCTAAGGGAAGAATGGGGTCGGACTCTGGAAGACATCTTCCATGAACACATGCAAGAGCTCATCTTGATGAAGTTCATCTACACCAGCCAATATGA CAACTGCTTGACATACCGACGCATCTACCTCCCTCCTAGCAGCCCTGATGACCTTATAAAGCCAGGTCTCTTCAAGGGAACATATGGGAGCCATGGGCTCGAGATTGTCATGTTGAGCTTTCATGGAAAGAAAGCGAAGGGGACTAAAATCACC GGAGATCCCAACatcccagctgggcagcagaCTGTGGAGATTGACCTGGCGCATCCTCTTCAGCTACCCGACATCGAGAACCTTCGTGATTTCAGTGAGCTCTCTCGCATCGTCCTGGAGGTCCAGGAGCAGGTGCGTCGGGAGGAACAAGAGCAGGAACAccggcaggaggaagaggaccGCTCCCAGCAGGCTGCCTCCCAGCCTGCTGCAAAGCCCCTGGGAGGAGAAGGTGCCGAGGGGGAAGAGACTGCAGCTGGGGCGGAGGGGACGACCCAGGACAAGGCACCAGCTTCCCAGCCCTTTGTGCTGCCCATGGGAGTCATATCGAGGAATGAAGACTATCCCCGGACCTGCCGAATTTG TTTTTATGGGACGGGGCTTATTGCTGGCCATGGCTTCACCAGCCCCGAGCGAACACCAGgtgtttttgttctctttgatGAGGATCGCTTTGGATTCATCTGGCTGGAGCTGAAGTCCTTCAGTCTCTACAGCCGGATCAAGGTCTCATTCCAGAATGCCGAAGCGCCTTCCCGTGAGGCTTTTGATGAAATGCTGAAGAACATTCAGTCGCTGGCTACTTGA
- the FBXO31 gene encoding F-box only protein 31 isoform X1 has protein sequence MAVCARLCGVGPARGCRRRGAAREQRRGGAGDSEPDTDPEEAGGGGATEDEEAAERIEGGRSAPHPAEAGPAGRAPLSLLELPPELLVQIFGSLPGTDLPSLARVCTTFRRILRTDTIWRRRCREEYGVCENLRKLEITGVSCRDVYAKRINPRVKSGRFMKILPDYEHMEYRDVYTCLLHRYRHILGLWQPDIGPYGGLLNVVVDGLFIIGWMYLPPHDPHVDDPMRFKPLFRIHLMERKCATVECMYGHKGPHNGHIQIVKKDEFSTKCNQTDHHRMSGGRQEEFRTWLREEWGRTLEDIFHEHMQELILMKFIYTSQYDNCLTYRRIYLPPSSPDDLIKPGLFKGTYGSHGLEIVMLSFHGKKAKGTKITGDPNIPAGQQTVEIDLAHPLQLPDIENLRDFSELSRIVLEVQEQVRREEQEQEHRQEEEDRSQQAASQPAAKPLGGEGAEGEETAAGAEGTTQDKAPASQPFVLPMGVISRNEDYPRTCRICFYGTGLIAGHGFTSPERTPGVFVLFDEDRFGFIWLELKSFSLYSRIKVSFQNAEAPSREAFDEMLKNIQSLAT, from the exons ATGGCGGTGTGCGCCCGGCTGTGCGGGGTGGGCCCGGCCCGCGGGTgccgccggcggggggcggcgcgggaGCAGCGGCGCGGTGGTGCCGGCGACAGCGAGCCCGACACCGACCCCGaggaggcgggcggcggcggcgccacGGAGGACGAGGAAGCGGCGGAGCGCATCGAGGGCGGGCGGTCCGCGCCGCACCCCGCCGAggccggcccggccgggcgggcCCCGCTGTCCCTCCTGGAGCTGCCCCCCGAGCTCCTGGTGCAGATCTTCGGCTCCCTGCCCGGTACCGACCTGCCCAGCCTGGCCCGCGTCTGCACCACCTTCCGCCGCATCCTCCGCACCGACACGATctggcggcggcgctgccgcGAAG AATATGGCGTCTGTGAAAACTTGCGGAAATTGGAGATCACAGGAGTGTCCTGTCGAGATGTTTATGCCAAGC GTATAAACCCACGAGTGAAGTCGGGGCGTTTTATGAAAATCCTTCCCGACTACGAGCACATGGAGTACAGAGATGTTTACACCTGCC TGCTGCACCGATACCGACACATCCTGGGATTATGGCAGCCGGACATCGGGCCCTATGGGGGACTGCTGAACGTGGTG GTAGACGGTTTGTTCATCATCGGGTGGATGTACTTGCCACCTCATGACCCTCATGTTGATGATCCCATGAGATTCAAACCTCTCTTCAGGATTCATCTCATGGAGAGGAAATGTGCAACGGTTGAGTGTATGTATGGTCATAAGGGACCTCATAACGGCCATATCCAG ATTGTAAAGAAGGATGAGTTCTCCACGAAATGCAACCAGACAGATCATCATCGGATGTCAGGTGGAAGGCAAGAG GAATTCCGGACGTGGCTAAGGGAAGAATGGGGTCGGACTCTGGAAGACATCTTCCATGAACACATGCAAGAGCTCATCTTGATGAAGTTCATCTACACCAGCCAATATGA CAACTGCTTGACATACCGACGCATCTACCTCCCTCCTAGCAGCCCTGATGACCTTATAAAGCCAGGTCTCTTCAAGGGAACATATGGGAGCCATGGGCTCGAGATTGTCATGTTGAGCTTTCATGGAAAGAAAGCGAAGGGGACTAAAATCACC GGAGATCCCAACatcccagctgggcagcagaCTGTGGAGATTGACCTGGCGCATCCTCTTCAGCTACCCGACATCGAGAACCTTCGTGATTTCAGTGAGCTCTCTCGCATCGTCCTGGAGGTCCAGGAGCAGGTGCGTCGGGAGGAACAAGAGCAGGAACAccggcaggaggaagaggaccGCTCCCAGCAGGCTGCCTCCCAGCCTGCTGCAAAGCCCCTGGGAGGAGAAGGTGCCGAGGGGGAAGAGACTGCAGCTGGGGCGGAGGGGACGACCCAGGACAAGGCACCAGCTTCCCAGCCCTTTGTGCTGCCCATGGGAGTCATATCGAGGAATGAAGACTATCCCCGGACCTGCCGAATTTG TTTTTATGGGACGGGGCTTATTGCTGGCCATGGCTTCACCAGCCCCGAGCGAACACCAGgtgtttttgttctctttgatGAGGATCGCTTTGGATTCATCTGGCTGGAGCTGAAGTCCTTCAGTCTCTACAGCCGGATCAAGGTCTCATTCCAGAATGCCGAAGCGCCTTCCCGTGAGGCTTTTGATGAAATGCTGAAGAACATTCAGTCGCTGGCTACTTGA
- the FBXO31 gene encoding F-box only protein 31 isoform X5, whose product MYLPPHDPHVDDPMRFKPLFRIHLMERKCATVECMYGHKGPHNGHIQIVKKDEFSTKCNQTDHHRMSGGRQEEFRTWLREEWGRTLEDIFHEHMQELILMKFIYTSQYDNCLTYRRIYLPPSSPDDLIKPGLFKGTYGSHGLEIVMLSFHGKKAKGTKITGDPNIPAGQQTVEIDLAHPLQLPDIENLRDFSELSRIVLEVQEQVRREEQEQEHRQEEEDRSQQAASQPAAKPLGGEGAEGEETAAGAEGTTQDKAPASQPFVLPMGVISRNEDYPRTCRICFYGTGLIAGHGFTSPERTPGVFVLFDEDRFGFIWLELKSFSLYSRIKVSFQNAEAPSREAFDEMLKNIQSLAT is encoded by the exons ATGTACTTGCCACCTCATGACCCTCATGTTGATGATCCCATGAGATTCAAACCTCTCTTCAGGATTCATCTCATGGAGAGGAAATGTGCAACGGTTGAGTGTATGTATGGTCATAAGGGACCTCATAACGGCCATATCCAG ATTGTAAAGAAGGATGAGTTCTCCACGAAATGCAACCAGACAGATCATCATCGGATGTCAGGTGGAAGGCAAGAG GAATTCCGGACGTGGCTAAGGGAAGAATGGGGTCGGACTCTGGAAGACATCTTCCATGAACACATGCAAGAGCTCATCTTGATGAAGTTCATCTACACCAGCCAATATGA CAACTGCTTGACATACCGACGCATCTACCTCCCTCCTAGCAGCCCTGATGACCTTATAAAGCCAGGTCTCTTCAAGGGAACATATGGGAGCCATGGGCTCGAGATTGTCATGTTGAGCTTTCATGGAAAGAAAGCGAAGGGGACTAAAATCACC GGAGATCCCAACatcccagctgggcagcagaCTGTGGAGATTGACCTGGCGCATCCTCTTCAGCTACCCGACATCGAGAACCTTCGTGATTTCAGTGAGCTCTCTCGCATCGTCCTGGAGGTCCAGGAGCAGGTGCGTCGGGAGGAACAAGAGCAGGAACAccggcaggaggaagaggaccGCTCCCAGCAGGCTGCCTCCCAGCCTGCTGCAAAGCCCCTGGGAGGAGAAGGTGCCGAGGGGGAAGAGACTGCAGCTGGGGCGGAGGGGACGACCCAGGACAAGGCACCAGCTTCCCAGCCCTTTGTGCTGCCCATGGGAGTCATATCGAGGAATGAAGACTATCCCCGGACCTGCCGAATTTG TTTTTATGGGACGGGGCTTATTGCTGGCCATGGCTTCACCAGCCCCGAGCGAACACCAGgtgtttttgttctctttgatGAGGATCGCTTTGGATTCATCTGGCTGGAGCTGAAGTCCTTCAGTCTCTACAGCCGGATCAAGGTCTCATTCCAGAATGCCGAAGCGCCTTCCCGTGAGGCTTTTGATGAAATGCTGAAGAACATTCAGTCGCTGGCTACTTGA
- the FBXO31 gene encoding F-box only protein 31 isoform X4, giving the protein MKILPDYEHMEYRDVYTCLLHRYRHILGLWQPDIGPYGGLLNVVVDGLFIIGWMYLPPHDPHVDDPMRFKPLFRIHLMERKCATVECMYGHKGPHNGHIQIVKKDEFSTKCNQTDHHRMSGGRQEEFRTWLREEWGRTLEDIFHEHMQELILMKFIYTSQYDNCLTYRRIYLPPSSPDDLIKPGLFKGTYGSHGLEIVMLSFHGKKAKGTKITGDPNIPAGQQTVEIDLAHPLQLPDIENLRDFSELSRIVLEVQEQVRREEQEQEHRQEEEDRSQQAASQPAAKPLGGEGAEGEETAAGAEGTTQDKAPASQPFVLPMGVISRNEDYPRTCRICFYGTGLIAGHGFTSPERTPGVFVLFDEDRFGFIWLELKSFSLYSRIKVSFQNAEAPSREAFDEMLKNIQSLAT; this is encoded by the exons ATGAAAATCCTTCCCGACTACGAGCACATGGAGTACAGAGATGTTTACACCTGCC TGCTGCACCGATACCGACACATCCTGGGATTATGGCAGCCGGACATCGGGCCCTATGGGGGACTGCTGAACGTGGTG GTAGACGGTTTGTTCATCATCGGGTGGATGTACTTGCCACCTCATGACCCTCATGTTGATGATCCCATGAGATTCAAACCTCTCTTCAGGATTCATCTCATGGAGAGGAAATGTGCAACGGTTGAGTGTATGTATGGTCATAAGGGACCTCATAACGGCCATATCCAG ATTGTAAAGAAGGATGAGTTCTCCACGAAATGCAACCAGACAGATCATCATCGGATGTCAGGTGGAAGGCAAGAG GAATTCCGGACGTGGCTAAGGGAAGAATGGGGTCGGACTCTGGAAGACATCTTCCATGAACACATGCAAGAGCTCATCTTGATGAAGTTCATCTACACCAGCCAATATGA CAACTGCTTGACATACCGACGCATCTACCTCCCTCCTAGCAGCCCTGATGACCTTATAAAGCCAGGTCTCTTCAAGGGAACATATGGGAGCCATGGGCTCGAGATTGTCATGTTGAGCTTTCATGGAAAGAAAGCGAAGGGGACTAAAATCACC GGAGATCCCAACatcccagctgggcagcagaCTGTGGAGATTGACCTGGCGCATCCTCTTCAGCTACCCGACATCGAGAACCTTCGTGATTTCAGTGAGCTCTCTCGCATCGTCCTGGAGGTCCAGGAGCAGGTGCGTCGGGAGGAACAAGAGCAGGAACAccggcaggaggaagaggaccGCTCCCAGCAGGCTGCCTCCCAGCCTGCTGCAAAGCCCCTGGGAGGAGAAGGTGCCGAGGGGGAAGAGACTGCAGCTGGGGCGGAGGGGACGACCCAGGACAAGGCACCAGCTTCCCAGCCCTTTGTGCTGCCCATGGGAGTCATATCGAGGAATGAAGACTATCCCCGGACCTGCCGAATTTG TTTTTATGGGACGGGGCTTATTGCTGGCCATGGCTTCACCAGCCCCGAGCGAACACCAGgtgtttttgttctctttgatGAGGATCGCTTTGGATTCATCTGGCTGGAGCTGAAGTCCTTCAGTCTCTACAGCCGGATCAAGGTCTCATTCCAGAATGCCGAAGCGCCTTCCCGTGAGGCTTTTGATGAAATGCTGAAGAACATTCAGTCGCTGGCTACTTGA